TCCAGCACCGTTTCCAGCCTGTTGCAACCACCACTGATTGTGATTCCGTGATACTATTATTATTACAAAGCTGGAAAATTTAATACAGTTCAATTAtaaaaaagaatacaaaaaatctaataataatcTCCAAAACCAAATTTGAACTAAAAATAGTACATAATGCATCATCACTAGATTCACTACACCAGCATTAGGTGCAACAACAGCTTTACTCAAAGACAAGATGAACCATACAAAAATCATAGAAAAGGAGGAGAAAAGAACCAGTACAAATTAGAACCAGATCGAAAGAACAACAGAAACCAACACCATTAAAGAAGAAGACCAAGAAAGTATCTGATaagtagcagcagcagatttCTGATCGGCAGAAGAACTATGATTGTTAGAAGAAGGAGGAGAAGGGAGTGGATGAACAAGAACAGTAACTTTCATTCCGTTAAAACAACCACCAGTTCCACAAATGAAGTAATAACGTTGAGCTTTATCTAAAAGAATGAAATCTTTTCCTTTGCTCCAATTTCCTGTTGCTCCTTCTATAGTACAGTTATCATAACCGGTTTGGTTCACTTCAAATACATTGTACTGATTTTTCATGTACCTGAAAGCTGTAAACAACAAGAAGATTGTTAAAAAAATGGTTTCAGAGATTTAACTATTACTAGTAGTTGAGATAGGAATTTTTTGACTTACAAATGAGATCACCAACATAGAAAGTATGGTTATTAGCCCAAATGGTGTAGTTGATTCCTGGATTCCAACCTTTGTTTGCACCAACAATGTGGTCAGTAGCACTAACTAGAGTAGTAGTGGTGGTGTTGATTATAAAGATGAGAAACAACAGCTTGAGAGCAAAGTTCCACATCTTGAACTCTGTTTTGTTTTTGTGGATAATAGCTCTTTCTTTCTCTGTCTCTTAAAAAGAGAAGAACTTAATACTTTACAGAATGGAAACAAGTCTTTTTTATTGCAGAAATGTGGGTCAGTTGGACATTGTTTATCGTGACTAGGATTAAATCTTATCCATCCAAATTTGGTGATCGCTTGCTTTTCAGTTTTTATACATCTGGTTCCCAAACGGATATTTTGTGTTTGAGACATGGATTTGTATGTTATTATTTTCAGTGAATTTGTCAGTCGTAGATGCTGAGTGACATAGATCATGTTTTGTTATACCGCTCGGAAAAGTCATGCGATTAGTCTTGCGACATTGACTTAGTcaaacttaaattttttttttcccctCTTCAATCCAGTCTTTTTCTTTGCAAATAATTTAAATTTCATGTTCTTCTCTTGATACTAATCTGTTTTcatatctttattttattttttgattgttgtttcttTCAAATCGAAATCTTTTAGTTATGACCTAATTTTTGATGTTTCTGAATCTGCTTTTTATAATCGTTGAACCTAATTTAATGGCTGCTTTAATCTATTAGTGTTTTATGCTCTTTGATTTAACCCTAATCCTTAACTGATTCGATACTCCGaagcttttcttctttttttggttcTATTTTAGGTCATGAGTTAATGGAGGTGCAGACATATAGCTTCAGATCATCATCATGAGATTCGCAAATCAACAATGGTTCCTGAGAATATTCGCTGGTTGAGAAGATGGGTCTTCTTTTAACAGTGGGTAATGGTTCATAGATACTTCTCCTATTGCTTTTATTGGGTATGGTTCACTTTAAGAGATGCTGGATTGATAAGGATTAAGCCATAATTTTTAGTCAATCAGAGTTCCCTATGAGTTGTTTGAGATCCTACTTTGAGTAGGGATTTGATTTACCTACTTCTACTACTATTAGTTAATTGGTCCTCTTTTGAAAACAAGAATTTTTGGGAAATGATCTTATTGGGTGATGCTTTTTATATACATTATTATTATCTCGGTAAGAAGGTTTATAGGGATTATAGGCTTTATCTATCCTGAAGTATTAAAGACTACTTATAGAATTAAAAGTTgtgttaatttttaaatttgcaatcaagagatatattttATTCTTAAGTGGATTAGAAGTTATTAAAGACTACTTATGGAATCTCCGTTGAAGGGTGGATCTTTCAGAAGTTCTATTACATTTGGCACTTTTACTTCTTTACTCTGCTATGTCATTTTGATTTTCTGAGAATATGGAATAAGTATAATGGTCTGCACAGTTCCTACCATTTATTGTCACTTCTTAAAGATTGTGTTATCAAATACTATTCTGCAAGCATGCTACTCATTTACTCTATCTTGTCTAGTTAATCTTCTGAGATTGGTGATATAGTATAATGGGTCTTTTCATTTGCCTGCTCTTAATTGTCTCTCCTAATTCAATGAGTTGTCTAAATCATATTTGCATGCATAAACTCTTAGATTTCCCAGAATTAgtatttacttcctttaaagTGTGCCTCCTTATAATCTTCCATACCCCTTTACATTACTCTCATACTTTCTTGCTTACATTGCATCTCTCTAATCAGAACCCTTTAGTTAGCTTTGTGGAATGGCAATTCATGTTTCCCAAGTTAGAGTTCTTGACCTAGGTGAGGATGTTGAGGAATTTCCTTTCAgatttgctgctcttctttgtgaTGATAGTCGTAGTTATCATAAAAATTCTGTCAAACATCACCTCAATAGAATCTGGACTATCAACTCCCCAGATTTTAAACTTGCAAAACCTTTTATTCAGGGTATGGgaattcaaaacttgtttgtaGTAATGTTCAAGAAGAATCAAGATAAGGAAATAGCCTATGCAGCAAGACCCACCTTATTATTTGGTCAACTCTTTGCAGTCCAGCCTTTAGGTGATTTGGAGTCCATTTTTGACTTGGTTTGGGAGACTACTTTAATGCCAGTTCAGATTCATATCCATTCTGATCTGGTTAACAAAGGTAGGGTTAGGGAAGTTTTGGATCAACTTGGAGCTTTTCTTTTGGCGGATTCTCCTGCTGGGAGTTTATATGAAGCAATATTGATGGTTCATTTGAAATCTTCTTTGACAAGTGATGAGtcttaaaaagtgcatatttctatatatttttcttggcatttaactcatcttttgtgcattaattctacattttatcccatattctgtattttctttgttttcaagaataaatatttttattaactaattttgcatttttaggtaataaataaagtttggatgaatagcggagcggaaaagagcaaaaaagtggtgaaaagccgggaggaattacacaaggaaaccgcgaagaatgttgtgcacaagaccagaaggatgaaaatgggctcacaaaggaagaaattgttcttaaagaagaagtgggctcaagattgtttaagcccaaacacatttcctaaacccaaacccatttttaagcctaaaatcaatacccaaacccgtttcccctcttaaccgtcagattggatccattccatcatccaacggtcgcttcatcatagtgcatctaactctgaagctcctgtctaacactacaacacctaactccatctagaGCCATCAAttttgttgtgtctcacaatcctacggtcgctgtaagcattgccatctcagccgatagattcgatccagatgtgtcgatccaacgctttaaatcactggacatcgaattctgatacatccgctcaacaccctagtacctaaccctattcctacccaaccaaacacccccctcactctttttcatcgactccatcttctctttctcccctcacctcctctgcaacctccatgtccgccaccatctgctccacctgctatcccaactgctccgccatcaccaccataattaccacagcgtcaaacaatgataacccatcattgttcccctctccctagtccgtctactttacttattccacacattttcaaccgaaaccctaaagtgtgaaataggtaaattaggtcgatctagaggcaaattgaaggtatgggaagcaagagaagactaattttaagcatgggtcgaagtttgattggagtcagagattaggtaaatttctaattttaatttctaaaaccctaatttttctgatttgggaaatttttgggggaaatcaattgaatgttaaattgaggtatgggatagtctattagggttgttatcaacattaggtaggattattgtgatttaattttgattttcaccaaaccctaatggggactgttttggtcctgttttgggggaattgattgtaactataaatagatgtgtTGGTGATGTAATTGGGGTATgcatggactagccagtgcttcacccaagaggattggaatagccagtgcctcaagggttagtttttattttaaatgatgttgtgcatttcaattgtttttatcctatccatgctttgatcttgttgtgcttgaattgtctaggattgaatatccttataggttgttaaaacactaagcaagcttctctgcgggtagttgcagtgtgagagccccaactatcacaaggtttagaattcatcttagtgcctttagcctcctttctagaccaacccttagatgaacagccggctttgaaccgcaactgtcatctagttattcagaaagcctagaagctgactgataactaacaagggacaagaacatagctggaggacctgcctttgtttctttatcactgcccttggctcacagccttggtttgtttatctttgtttcaatgtttcttattcactgccactgaatttcactttctttgttctctgtcactgttacctcattgctttagttactgccttgttaatttagataactagcttaaaaacttcaactatacaccctagtctctgtggttcgaccctgccttgcacactcactacaacagaccctgtgcacttgcaggtatcatttctgtgactcttttagagagccaccaacaAGGAAAGTGGTTTTCAATACCAATAGGAGAACTTATTATATGACTTCCTTTTACCCTAAGCTGCCTTTTCGAGCATGTAAGAAATGTTTTGTTATGTACCATAACGAAGAGAAGTGCATGGAAATTCACATGAGGATCTTTGTCAGGGCTTTGCCTGCTCCAACTCCGAGAGCTTCCCATGTTGCTGTTAACAAGGTTATGTAGAGTTCGGAAACTGGAGAGAGCTCGAATCCGAGGAAAGCCAAGGCTTCAgcccctgctgctgctgatgctgccTCTTTCGATCATTCAAAGCTGTTTGTACTcggaaatatttccaggcactaacACGATGATTgtggtgttgttgatgaaaacagGGTTAATAACAGGAAATAATCAAGAATGACAGAcacacgaatttaacgtggttcgaaaagttttgcctacatccacgaacGAATCTCATTGGGGAGTGAATGGAATTTTTCTATATTCGCTAGCCCCCCCCCCCCGGATTGTAATTCCCTCTATTTATACAAATGCGAATTAGGGTCTTCCCCTAATTGCCTCCTGGTCATAAACTGTATTAAGTTTCCTTGAATGCCTCGTGGCCATAAACTTCCCTatattaattctgcatgaaactgccctgCATGCCTATTGactttccctgcatgcctcctggaattAATTTTCCCTACATGTCTCCTTGTATTGATTTTCCCTGTTGACAGACTTGATTGACTTGCGTAACGGGCTGGCAGTATGGATGAATGTTGTCTGGCAGCACAACTGACAGCATGGGTAGAGACTGGCTGGAAGTGCGACATAGTACTTAAATGGAAACTGGTTAGAAGCACGACTGACAACTTGACTTCGATAGTTGACTGACGGTTGACTCTGACCATTGACCTGGCATTGACTTCATGGAGCCCTGGACTTGTTGGTAGCTACTTCAATGGGTGGGATGGTGGCAGTTGAATAGTGTCCCAAAACAATATTCTGGCCCAATATGGGGTATTTTTACTTATGGTACAAACaccgccccctcttaacctccaacttgttgggggttaagaacaTTTCATTTCCCTTGATCAATGACAAAATTCTCAACTAAGTGTGGATTATTTTtgctaaagtgattggcaaccttCCCTTGTTGTTTGCGGAAATCGTAATCAAAACTCCCCCAAGTGAGGCTATTTTGACTGGAAGATCGGCGGGCAACAGTTGAGTATGAACCGTTGTTGTATGCAAAAACTGGATTGAAGACCAGACTGGTCTGCAACGGAAACTGATACTGGAGCGAAGTAGTATTGAAAGTGAGCTGTAGCTGTTGATGTAAAACTGAACTGAGGCAGTTGCGTAGAACTTGACTGGTAACAGTCGTTGGAAAAGATGAGCTATTTTTGAAGTCAC
The nucleotide sequence above comes from Papaver somniferum cultivar HN1 chromosome 8, ASM357369v1, whole genome shotgun sequence. Encoded proteins:
- the LOC113304555 gene encoding lamin-like protein; protein product: MWNFALKLLFLIFIINTTTTTLVSATDHIVGANKGWNPGINYTIWANNHTFYVGDLISFRYMKNQYNVFEVNQTGYDNCTIEGATGNWSKGKDFILLDKAQRYYFICGTGGCFNGMKVTVLVHPLPSPPSSNNHSSSADQKSAAATYQILSWSSSLMVLVSVVLSIWF